The Microplitis mediator isolate UGA2020A chromosome 8, iyMicMedi2.1, whole genome shotgun sequence genome has a window encoding:
- the LOC130674008 gene encoding endoplasmic reticulum-Golgi intermediate compartment protein 3, whose translation MHFADILRRFDAYPKTLEDFRVKTFSGAIVTIISTMIMIMLFISELRDFMTPNLDEELFVDTSRGSKLKINLDIIIPKISCDLLSLDAMDTTGEQHLQIDHNIYKRRLNLEGMPIEDPKKTDLMDTKIERQLENNTIETTTMPSCGSCYGAEDEALNITCCNTCADVKHAYLLRQWAFPDPSTIDQCKNARSIDHIKNAFEEGCQIYGSMEVNRVGGSFHISPGNSFSINHVHVHDVQPYSSSQFNLTHKIRHLSFGINIPGKSNPIDNTTVIAEQGAMMFQHYIKIVPTTFYRGDGAQLQTNQFSVTRLSRKISGFNGETGMPGVFFSYELSPLMVKYTEKKKSFGHFATNICAIIGGVFTVAGFIDTFLYHSVRVIQKKQELGKLG comes from the exons atgcATTTTGCTGATATTTTAAGAAGATTTGATGCTTATCCAAAAACACTTGAAGATTTTAGGGTTAAAACATTTAGCGGTGCTATag tgaCAATAATTAGtacaatgataatgataatgttaTTTATATCAGAATTAAGAGATTTTATGACACCAAATTTGGATGAGGAATTATTTGTTGATACTTCAAGAGgttctaaattaaaaataaatctagatATTATTATACCAAAAATTTCATGtgatt TATTATCATTAGATGCAATGGATACAACAGGAGAACAGCATTTACAAATAgatcataatatttataaaagaagATTAAATTTAGAAGGAATGCCAATTGAAGATCCTAAAAAAACGGATTTAATGGACACTAAAATCGAACGTCAACTtgaaaataat acgaTTGAAACAACGACAATGCCATCATGTGGCTCATGTTATGGTGCCGAAGACGAGGCTCTGAATATtac ATGTTGCAATACGTGTGCGGATGTTAAACACGCGTATTTATTACGGCAATGGGCATTTCCGGACCCATCAACGATAGATCAGTGTAAGAATGCCAGATCGATAGATCATATTAAGAATGCATTCGAGGAAGGATGTCAGATCTATGGATCTATGGAAGTAAATCGTGTTGGTGGAAGTTTTCATATATCACCTGGAAAtagtttttcaataaatcatgttcatg ttcatGATGTCCAGCCATACTCATCaagtcaatttaatttaacgcaCAAAATTCGTCATTTAAGTTTTGGTATTAATATTCCTGGTAAATCAAATCCTATCGATAATACAACTGTAATTGCTGAACAAG GAGCAATGATGTTTCAacattatattaaaatagtaCCAACGACATTTTACCGCGGAGATGGTGCTCAATTACAGACGAATCAATTTTCCGTAACACGTCTGTCACGTAAAATATCTGGATTTAATGGCGAGACTGGGATGCCTGGAGTGTTTTTCAGCTACGAGTTGAGTCCGCTGATGGTTAAAtatacagagaaaaaaaaatcatttggaCACTTTGCTACAAATATTTGTGCAATTATCGGAGGTGTTTTTACAGTAGCTGGCTTTATTGATACATTTTTGTATCACTCTGTTAGagtgatacaaaaaaaacagGAACTAGGTAAAttgggataa
- the LOC130674009 gene encoding reactive oxygen species modulator 1, with the protein MPAVPVGSYQQGPTCWDRMKMGFGVGFCVGLASGALFGGFSALRYGLRGRELVNSVGKTMIQGGGTFGTFMAIGTGIRC; encoded by the exons ATGCCAGCAGTACCAGTCGGATCTTATCAACAAGGACCAACATGTTGGGATAGAATGAAAATGGGATTTGGCGTTGGATTTTGTGTTGGTTTAGCATCAGGTGCATTGTTTGGAGGTTTTTCAGCATTGag gTACGGATTAAGAGGAAGAGAGCTAGTGAATAGTGTCGGTAAAACAATGATACAAGGTGGTGGTACTTTTGGTACATTTATGGCCATTGGAACTGGTATTAgatgttaa
- the LOC130673362 gene encoding putative ankyrin repeat protein RF_0381 gives MDKEILKLPPIENINLNYVRNLIDQGLIADINIQLEDKNLPMMQPTLLHISIYNSDEELFDYLIEKNADINKSFETFGSPLYLAVTKSSSNLNILRKLIERGARINVREFMHNWTPLHLACYYGKCEVAELLINCGADINMSNLYLIKNPTANIGITPLHLSIERDQIRMVELLCRKNVDTNQESISRGTPLVYAILKGKIDIVKILVKYVKVAPNFVTDLMNAGADINTCIDNKTIIEYCLENNASKEVIEVINQHIVKLRAAKLYVNNKIILTDNYSELNYMCLEELELMKKTRIGTNTISVYDTLGSLNDLSYKITYQDGSFVFNPKFLMIGENIVWSPFTEQHINSIEKVQWIFSECLRYFIWIKNANSVSDLYHNESQTSG, from the exons atggATAAAGAAATACTAAAATTGCCGCCAAttgaaaacataaatttaaattatgttcGCAATCTAATAGACCAAGGATTGATAgcagatataaatatacaattagaagacaaaaatttaccAATGATGCAACCAACATTACTtcatatatcaatatataattcGGACGAAGAATTATTTGATtacttaattgaaaaaaacgcAGACATAAACAAGAGTTTTGAAACCTTCGGCAGTCCACTGTATCTAGCTGTGACCAAATCTTCAAGTAATTTAAACATATTGAGGAAATTAATAGAACGTGGTGCTAGGATAAATGTGCGTGAGTTTATGCATAATTGGACACCATTGCACTTGGCATGTTATTACGGCAAATGTGAAGTGGCCGAGCTTTTGATTAATTGCGGTGCTGACATTAATATGtcaaatttgtatttaataaaaaatccgacAGCTAATATTGGCATTACACCGCTGCATTTATCGATAGAAAGGGATCAAATACGGATGGTTGAATTACTATGCCGAAAAAATGTAGACACAAATCAGGAGTCAATTAGTCGAGGAACGCCATTGGTCTACGCGATCTTAAAAGGAAAAATAGACATTGTTAAAATTCTTGTTAAGTATG TAAAAGTTGCACCTAATTTTGTTACGGATTTAATGAATGCTGGTGCTGATATAAATACTTGTATTGATAACAAAACAATTATTGAATATTGCTTAGAAAATAATGCATCAAAAGAAGTAATTGAAGTAATAAATCAgcatattgttaaattaagAGCAGCtaaattatatgtaaataataaaattatattgacaGATAATTATTCGGAATTAAATTACATGTGTCTTGAAGAATTAGAACTTATGAAGAAAACACGAATTGGTACAAATACTATAAGTGTTTATGATACATTGGGTTCtttaaatgatttatcatataaaattacttatcaAGATGgaagttttgtttttaatccAAAATTCCTAATG ATTGGCGAGAATATTGTCTGGTCTCCGTTTACTGAGCAACATATCAATAGTATTGAAAAGGTTCAATGGATATTTAGTGAATGTTTACGTTATTTCATATGGATAAAGAATGCAAACAGCGTCAGCGATTTATACCACAATGAGTCACAGACAAGTGGCTGA